A stretch of Bos taurus isolate L1 Dominette 01449 registration number 42190680 breed Hereford chromosome 5, ARS-UCD2.0, whole genome shotgun sequence DNA encodes these proteins:
- the OR6C75 gene encoding olfactory receptor family 6 subfamily C member 75 codes for MRNYTEVTEFILLGLTSDPKWQVVLFLFLLVTYMLSVTGNLVIITLTLSDPHLQTPMYFFLRNFSFLEISFTSVCIPRFLVAIMTEDRTISYNGCVAQLFFFIFLGVTEFYLLAAMSYDRYVAICKPLHYTTIMSSKVCILLVFSSWLAGFLIIFPPIILLLRLDFCGSNIVDHFICDASPILQLSCTSTHFLELMALFLAVVTLMVTLTLVILSYTYIIQTILRIPSTNQRKKAFSTCSSHMIVVSLSYGSCIFMYIKPSARERVTLSKGVAVLNTSVAPLLNPFIYTLRNQQVQQAFKNMVQRIAFSSNK; via the coding sequence ATGAGAAATTACACAGAAGTTACCGAGTTTATCCTTCTTGGATTGACAAGTGATCCAAAGTGGCAGGTTGTACTGTTCCTATTTCTTCTTGTTACCTACATGCTAAGCGTGACTGGGAACCTGGTCATCATCACCCTCACCCTTTCAGATCCCCATCTGCAGACTCCAATGTATTTCTTCCTTCGAAACTTCTCATTCCTAGAAATATCATTCACTTCTGTCTGCATTCCCAGATTCCTTGTCGCGATCATGACCGAGGACAGAACCATTTCTTATAACGGCTGTGTGGCTCAGctgtttttcttcatcttcttgGGGGTGACAGAATTTTACCTCCTGGCTGCCATgtcctatgaccgctatgtggccatctgcaaacctCTGCATTACACCACCATCATGAGCAGTAAAGTCTGTATACTTCTTGTCTTTAGCTCCTGGCTTGCAGGATTCCTGATCATCTTTCCACCAATAATCCTGCTGCTGCGATTGGATTTCTGTGGCTCCAATATAGTTGATCATTTCATCTGTGATGCTTCTCCCATTCTGCAGCTTTCCTGCACGAGCACTCACTTTCTAGAACTCATGGCATTATTTTTAGCTGTGGTAACACTCATGGTCACTTTAACATTAGTTATTCTATCCTACACATATATTATCCAGACAATTCTGAGAATTCCTTCCACGaatcaaagaaaaaaagcctTTTCCACGTGTTCCTCCCACATGATAGTTGTCTCTCTGTCTTATGGCAGCTGCATCTTCATGTACATTAAGCCTTCAGCAAGGGAAAGAGTGACTCTAAGCAAAGGAGTGGCTGTGCTCAATACCTCAGTGGCTCCTCTTTTGAATCCATTTATATACACCCTAAGAAATCAGCAAGTGCAGCAAGCCTTCAAAAACATGGTCCAGAGAATAGCCTTTTCTTCAAATAAGTGA
- the OR6C76 gene encoding olfactory receptor family 6 subfamily C member 76, with protein MRNRTSVTEFILLGLTDDPKMQAAIFFFLFLTYVLSVSGNLTIIILTLLASHLKTPMYFFLRNFSFLEILFTSVCNPRFLISILTGDKSISYNACAAQLFFFILLGSTEFFLLASMSYDRYVAICKPLHYTTIMSNKICYQLVGGSWLAGFLVIFPPLTIGLQLDFCDSNIIDHFTCDSAPLLQISCTDTSTLELMSFVLALLTLMSTLMLVILSYSYILRTILRIPCAQQRKKAFSTCSSHMIVVSISYGSCIFMYVKTSAKEGVALTKGVAMLNTSVAPMLNPFIYTLRNQQVKQAVKDVVRKMFSKH; from the coding sequence ATGAGAAACAGAACATCAGTGACAGAGTTCATCCTTCTAGGTCTGACTGATGATCCCAAAATGCAagctgctatttttttctttttatttctcacatATGTGCTGAGTGTTAGTGGAAATCTGACTATCATCATTCTTACACTGCTGGCTTCCCATCTGAAGACGCCCATGTATTTTTTCCTCAGGAATTTCTCCTTCTTAGAAATCTTATTTACTTCTGTCTGTAATCCTAGATTTTTGATAAGCATTCTAACTGGAGACAAATCTATTTCCTATAATGCTTGTGCAGCTCAGctctttttctttatccttcttGGTTCAACAGAGTTTTTTCTCCTGGCATCTATGTCCTATGATCGTTACGTGGCTATCTGCAAACCTCTGCATTATACAACCATCATGAGTAACAAGATCTGCTACCAGCTTGTAGGCGGCTCTTGGCTGGCTGGATTCTTGGTGATCTTTCCTCCACTGACCATAGGGCTGCAGCTGGATTTCTGTGACTCCAATATCATTGACCACTTCACCTGTGATTCTGCTCCTTTACTGCAAATCTCCTGCACAGACACCAGCACACTAGAACTCATGAGCTTTGTTTTAGCTCTGCTGACGCTCATGTCCACCTTGATGTTAGTAATCCTCTCCTACTCCTACATCCTCAGAACAATTCTGAGAATCCCTTGTGCCCAACAAAGAAAAAAGGCCTTTTCAACCTGCTCCTCCCATATGATTGTTGTCTCAATCTCTTATGGAAGTTGCATCTTCATGTATGTGAAAACCTCAGCAAAGGAAGGGGTTGCTTTGACAAAGGGAGTAGCTATGCTCAATACCTCTGTGGCTCCTATGCTCAATCCGTTTATTTATACCTTACGGAACCAGCAGGTAAAACAAGCGGTTAAGGATGTTGTGAGAAAGATGTTCTCAAAACATTGA